In Zea mays cultivar B73 chromosome 7, Zm-B73-REFERENCE-NAM-5.0, whole genome shotgun sequence, the following proteins share a genomic window:
- the LOC100282218 gene encoding 60S ribosomal protein L15: protein MGAYKYVSELWRRKQSDVMRFVQRVRCWEYRQQPSIVRLTRPTRPDKARRLGYKAKQGYVVYRVRVKRGGRKRPVPKGIVYGKPKHQGITQLKFQRNKRSVAEERAGRKLGGLRVLNSYWVNEDSTYKYFEIILVDVAHKAIKTDPRINWLCNPVHKHRELRGLTSAGKKYRGLRGKGHTHHKNRPSRRATWKRNQTLSLRRYR from the exons ATGG GGGCGTACAAGTACGTGTCGGAACTATGGAGGAGGAAGCAGTCGGACGTGATGCGCTTCGTGCAGCGCGTGCGCTGCTGGGAGTACAGGCAGCAGCCGTCCATCGTCCGCCTCACCAGGCCCACCCGCCCCGACAAGGCCCGTCGTCTCGGCTACAAGGCCAAGCAG GGATATGTTGTCTACCGTGTCCGTGTGAAGCGTGGTGGCAGGAAGAGGCCTGTGCCCAAGGGTATTGTCTATGGCAAGCCCAAGCACCAGGGTATCACCCAGCTCAAGTTCCAGAGGAACAAGAGGTCTGTCGCTGAGGAGAGAGCTGGACGTAAGCTTGGTGGACTGAGGGTTCTTAACTCCTACTGGGTGAATGAG GATAGTACCTACAAGTACTTCGAGATCATCCTTGTGGACGTTGCCCACAAAGCCATCAAAACCGACCCGAGGATCAACTGGCTATGCAACCCTGTGCACAAGCACCGCGAGCTCCGTGGCCTCACCTCAGCAGGCAAGAAGTACCGTGGCCTGCGGGGCAAGGGCCACACTCACCACAAGAACAGGCCCTCAAGGAGAGCCACCTGGAAGCGCAACCAGACCCTCTCCCTCCGTCGCTACCGCTGA